The window ataaatttgacaCCTAGTAACCTTTAAACAGAAGACTTTTAAGACTGTAAAGTAGTAACTAAATTTCAATATAAGCATATGACTGAAACTGTGTGGTTGAACACAAATAAGATAACTAAGTTGCATTCATTGCCTATCCTTGTGATTGAGATCAGTTAATTTATTTGCCTGATTGCTTGGAGTCCTTATCTCTTTTCAGCACTGAAGGCTAATTCTGTTGTGTGAAGGAAGCTAGGGTGCGCGGAAACAGTCATCGATCGTTGCATTACCGTCAAAATCTTTAGTTTTAGTCAACATAATTAGAATtaaaatagtttgttttaaatCAGGTAATTATAAGTTATTAATTGTAAACTTTTTACATTCAGATAGTTTTTATCACATCGATGTATTACTACGCTACATGATTACTGCATATATTCCATTTCTACCATTAGAGAGGAAACATGTCCGTCAGTGTATTAAAGACTATTTACTGCTGAAGAAATATTACACTAGTTATGGAGATATTCCAGAAGAAAAAGTTAGAGAAATTGCAGAACAATTACATTATTTTCCTGAGGAAGAACAACTATTTTCTACAACAGGGTGTAAAAGAGTGCCAAGCAAGACTTGTTATATTATGGAAGAGGACTGATTACACAAAAACTAGATGTGCATAAGTTCAATTGTTGATATGTTAGATAAATGCTTTATGTGACTATGTATAAGAGCTAAACATGTGTGTGTTTGATACGTTTGAAACTACATTTAACTATTATCACAATAGCTAGAAACATAGTGCAGTGGTATGTTTTAGGTTTGTTTTTGAACTGGCAAAACACATGAAACATActtcttttgtaattttttgtggCGGAGGCCTTTTTTAAGGATTAGAGACCAGAAAAGTTCTAAGCCTTCAATGAAAatagtattttatatattttgtgcaTCTAAAGTATATATCttgatttactttcatcaggaacactcaaaccTAACCATTTGAAATCTAAAGGAATGTAAATATGTAGGAACGGATAAAGCTATAGCTATataatatgaccaaaataaacataaaaaatagcaaaattgaTATGAGGTAAACTTTGTCTGAGGTTGTAAGATTCTTAGGTTCTTAATGATttcttataataatatataaatcatagTCAGTAAATGAATATACAACTGATATGAATTGGTATATTTCCACCTGCCCATCATACTAGTCTTATGTTTGATAATagacaattcaaacaaaatacaGGCAGGCAGTGTTTACAAAAGAATTATTCAATTAagatggtacccaacaccttcaataaaattaaattggcttgtttattttcataacattttgacaaagtatctactttgaccctttgacaaaaatataaaaatttcaaataatttgaaccaaccatttttttcataaaaattacactggttatatagcagtttgacaaacacttattttgatcattgagaagctcaATAGTCCCTTAACAACAGAACGTAATTTAAACGTTAacctgattttacagagttatctccctgtagtgatAGGTACCACTTTAAGGAACTTACGTTTTGtagtgaaaaaacaaaaaaatcaggttttttttaaatgctactATCAAGAATGTGTTCTATTAATTCTTTTCTTTACCCTCAGTCTCTCTCCCtgaatctatataaacaaaataaatagatTGAAGCAGTACAAAATGTTATATGTATAACTATTCAAGTACAGTTTGGTGGTgcaagttgataaaaaaaaaattaacctctTATCATTCAATGTATTTTAATAGACAGTATAGTAGATGGAAGGGATATTTTATGGATTGTGTTTGATGCGTTTTGAAAATAACTTACTTAAGCAGTCATTATGTTAACAGATTgctataaatgaaaatattctcTTCATTGTATGATATCCTTCCTGGGTATGGTTAAAAAAGTTTATTAATAAACAGATCtcgataagataagataaaaataatattttgattctgcatttataaaataatattacaCACATGACACAAGCTCGAGAGATTAAACattaacattaaaataacaaaataacaataatatcagCATGCTCTCAtgcagaaaatgtaaatattatcaaATGACATTATCTTTTTGTATTGAATAAATTATATGTTGTGATTGGCACGAGACAACACAGACATAGTACTTGAGATTTCCATTTCTCATGTTTGGCTTTTGTTGCAAATTATTGTTAGCTGATATATTGATCATGCAtgcatttgtatattttttaaggaGATAAGATCACATGTATGCTACTCTACAGCTCTGATAATTATTCAGTTtaaacctttaattttttttaaaggaaaaaggatcagacacaagtataacatacttcatgtacttaaaatatatattgattgccttcaaacaacctaacagcctgagaaatatacttgtccgtgctgacctttccaaacctaaccatactgtaggtaattgtcagccttgtggggacaagcgctgcaaatgttgcaaccaattgcagcattcatcaacatttcacagtaagaccacagaaaagacatacaagatcttttgcaatgtcaactgcaaaagctcaaacgtgatttacgttcttgagtgtcctagatgtggtctccaatatgttggtgaatctatgcagccatttcacaaacgcctcaatggccacaggagtgacctcacaaaaaaaccgtatattcctgtcagccaacatttcaggttaccagatcacaatctgaaagattttgatcacatgaagatccttgtgatcgaacaggattgtacatggcaaaataggcaaagagaaaatcgggagaggttttggataaaaacactgggtgtcctccatccagatggaatcaatagaaagaaataattaaatttacagtctagtgtttatattattatattcaggattttggattaaaatcaatcgaccaaaacttacctgtattattagtgatctatgtttacaccttatacattatatctcattattgttaaaacttttgtcaccgaagaaggccatttgttgagccgaaatatttgcaattattgtataatttatatcatctgttcagtttttccatctttgtgcaatgatattcaacactttttagtgttttgttttccatctatttatcggtattgttacacaatctttcagactcatataatttttcctgtttgtgtagtattgtcaattttgatgatccaatacctattaagtttactggttggtagattcttatagactctatatatatatatatatatatatatatatatatatatatatatatatatatatattttgataaataaaaagtccttggtacagaaaatataatttaaaagtaaaaaacacaaaaaatcacatcataaatcgaacattgtttctgttagcgctttcaccgcatctccagcggttcatcagacagaattgttatcgttaatagtaacgacttgtgacgttacgttatagtaacgacttgtgacgttacgttatagtaACGTCATGCGGTAGTTGTATATATCTTACGGAATTTTATTAACGGACCGAATTTCACTTCCTATTTAGTGTATATCAATAAAATGTGAACCTGGGTATGCATTATATGATATAAAcatcataaatattatttttcagtcCTGCCTTCTTTATTTTAactttgaattttgtaaaatatttaaaagaaaatcataaatgaaaattaattttcaGATTTATTTATGAAAAGATAAATGACATGTCAACTCTTTAAGTTTGAGTGAAGTAGACCATCTAAAATAAAGGCAAATCTATGCCCAATCTCACCAAGGATGAATGTGTATGACAACATTGACTGGGGCTTTAGTGTACAAATGTTGTATTATTCTGTTACATTTAAAATGTGTGTATAATGATCATCTTTGCTATGATCTCATTAATGTGTATTTCTACCGGTTTAGTATTCATGCTGATTTTATGTATGATTTGgttaatatatttaaatttattgaggtacaatattaaaaaaacagtGTTTCTGTCAAAAATGATTAATAAAAAATGCTTATTAAAAATTGATAGTTCATAAATTAGGATAAGAAATTTTTAAAACTCAGGTTCAAACTCCATGGGCAAAGTTAACCTAAGATGTATTCGGCTATTCTGTATTATGTCTTTTTTAAGACGTATACCTCTTTATTTTCTGCTTGTTTAtgcatccttggctttcaaatgttaaagttaaaattaaatgaaggtaaatccaaaaCATGTGCTCCATACTCACAaaatgaaaccaaagcattaagagtcaatctgacatggggtgaaattgtttatcaggttaagatctatctgttctgaaattttcagacaaataggACAATCTGTTGTTAGGTTGATgtccctgaatttgtaattttaaggaaattttgcagttttcggttattatcttgaatatcattatgcccgcgtcacactgtcccgatttttaagccgatggcaacacgattatggaaattttcaaaatcgggactgatcgtatccagatcgggctattcgtagtgccatctttaatcatcatagaaccatcggccactttttctagccttcggggacaacttcgggaagggttctaaaaattttaacatgttaaaaaatccccgaaggtgcgtccgatgttgagggttcgtattgagttcgtatcaccatcctcaccatcgtaatgtcaccgggaatgcatctttgaacatcgtattgcatttgtgtttccatcgtttccatcgggcggttttgacattacgatgtctacacgaaagaatcacgaagctacccgaaggtcttacgatggcaacacgacttcgtgaagacctcgtaatcccgtcgtgttgccatcgaataaaagtacgaaggcgacaagatggaactacgacggcaataaatccagctaaatgtaagtaaattttcgcgctaaaatacatttaaaatgccATGCgtgatatgcactggtcagtctaatacgacagttaagaaagacgttcacaaaacatggagctcatatcatatgattctatgagaacaaaaaggcgacagcgttgtttctattaattcaaatggaacaagaagagcagctattacaggctcaagatttacttttacaagtaaaatattattttttgtcaatttttcatatcaagtaacataatgaaaatcataaacgcgcctcgtacaccaacactgcaggtacacgtatatagggaaaccaactttttcttcattattctgattttttatgtatcgtctgagttgttgtcacacgaatgtttactccataaccattttgttttctatatgtcatattttgccgcatttgttgctttccccacatccttccttttgtctatattattatgatattctcctggaaagagcaagagagaaaaaacaagtccatctgcatgtccttgacctttggccttgaacgtaaagggtgatattgccttgtattacaactgccactgtgaccttgacctttgagctttaaagtcaatagcgcttaagatattcttaacgagtaacaccataccaagttttgagcattttggttctagagtgtccataacagttttatctacacgcaacttacatgtagtaggcgaggggatactaaactaagttttataagaattagacaaaaagatcgatttcccgccatgcagaGACTCAGATTCAAGTTTTACCTTTCAagcccacggtcttccgtcttatgattaaaccagaaattaaatgtacaatataatatatattcattattgatcaaacaatttaaaatgcgtgatgccttcggcatataatttaaatgcatcgtaagctgtacacgacgtcttttagacatcgtattgCCATcacgccatcatcgtaatccatcgtgtagccttcgtgatccatcgtgtaggcttcggctgagatatgaagcttaaatacccgtcttcggttaaccttcgtatgtccatcttttgctatcgtatataatttcggcaccatcgtatagacttcgttattcatcgtacttgcttcggtcactttttggtatttttacgagatcgggaccaacttcgtacgaacttacaattttcgcattcgggtgtccatcgtatataaaaatcgggacagtgtgacgcgggcattatagatagagataacctatACACAGCTATAATGCTCAGTAGagtaagatcaacaaataaatcaacatgatcaaaatggtcaattgacctctcAATGAGTTTTGATTGTCCTTTGtagtaatttttttaacaattttggtaaatttttgtaattataaCTGAGACAAACTTGACCACAAATAagcattagggtatttagtttttaaaaaatgtgtccgctgaccctgcctgccaaccaacatggcagacatggctaaaaatagaatataggggaaAATACTTGTATCTCTGAAACTTAACCAAAAGTATAAAgattgcattatttcatgcatcaattgtaaataaaaatatcatgtgagcgacacaggcttctTGGACCACTGTTGACCACTTCgacttttttgtcaaaatttgggAAAATAATTACTTTGTTTTGATTTAGGTTAAGCTATTTTATGGTGTATAATTTGTGATAATTTGCATAACAGGTATAAAATGATCAAGTAAGACAGACATTGCAATTGAAGACTTCCATTGTTAAGTTATCTTCTTTACACATAAATAATTAATACattcacaagttggttgacccttatggaataactgtttcacagatgatatcggatatgtttcttctGTCGTACCTACAATCCCCTTCACTTTTATGAATGTGTCCTACTGAATTGGACTATTACAgggtttgttataacatgaacaacacgacggatgcctCATGTGgaacaagatctgcttacccttccggtattatttgtctttttgtcttttatttttttagccatggtgttgtcagtttattttcgatttatgagtttgactgttccttgaTGATTTTCTTTAGCCCTCTCTTGTTTCTTTTCAAGGTCTTTGCACAAGAGATTCGAAAGAAAAATAACACGAAAATACCacggaaatgaaaaatcatcctataaaaataaatgcaccatacacaacaaacaacacatggtacAGGCACAGAATCGATTGTAATTTAAACAGTAATACGTGTGCACAAACCTCTACCTTTGTCTTTTTAAATCACGTGTTTTAATCTTTTAGTGATATACATGATCAAGCAAGCTACCAAAATGATAAGATGTTAAAAGACAGCACATAATTTGGAAAGCAGGGGCAAATATATCTTGCTTAGTATTACATGATGATTGTATAATGTATTGGACTTTTTCCATTAGGTCGCCTGACATAAAAGGCCAAGTaatcttttctcatcacttggcgtctgtttTTGAATGGATTGAAACCAAATATTACAAGAATATTCCTAATGAgttctgaccaagtgttgtttcttTCAAGCAGATCCGTCATACAAGTTGGCCGCCAGAGAGGGACTAAGTTTAACACAGGACCCTTTAGAAAATACATACAGATGTCTTATTTTACAAAGAGcaactaaatgaaaaaaaaaattaaaatcacatgaATGTTTATTTATGTGAtgtgctgaccaagttttgtaaCTATGTAGGTGATCAATCCTCTAAGATGTCAACAAGCGGGGACTTAgttaaacataggaccctatgggaaatacatgcACCTGTACTCTTTTAATGAACCACTGATTGCAATAATGTCCCAATGGCGaagaccaagtgttgttactttgaagccgatccatcatccaaaattGGCCACCagtggggacttagtttaacataggaccctcgatagaaaatacatacaaatgtcttcttttagggAACTTAAATTAAACAttgcataaatgttccttatcaGGGGCTGACCAAGTGTTTTAACTTTGTAGGCGATCAATCATCCAAAATGGCTTCCaacagggacttagtttaacataggatcctatatcgaatacatacaaatgttttcttttagagaacaacgaatagaatgaaaccaaacatgacatgtatatatataatcatgataatgatatgCTGAGCAAGTGCTGTTACTTTGTAGCCTATCAATCATCCAAGATGACTGTCAGTGAGGCACTTAGTTAaacaaaaagtagaataacagaaTAACTGAACTTTGAGTAACAATTCTGAACGGAAGTCTTTAAGctaatggcaatatcaaaagcccAAACTCATCAAATGAATGGGCAACTGTCATACATTTGACTTGGGTCAGTCAATTCTTATgtacaaaattgtaaatgaaacctcgatttatagctagctaaactgtACACTTTTCTTACAGTACCATAAAATTCCATTTATCAACAACGATGTGCGGACAAAACAAAGaggcataataagtaaaattttGCTTTTTATTGACCTTTTTTATGCGACGTTCTGACCCTACATTGTAATACAGgtatatatgaattaaaatatGAATTCATATTAAATTATGTTTGCAACAGTTTTATATCTGTATTTTGACATCATATATAGCTTACTGAAAATTCACACCAGACAGTTACAAAATGCCAGTTTGCCATATCAAAGCATGCCCTTACGTTTTTAATCTTTATACGGCAGCTAAGTTTAttgcattttctatttttttgtaaaacgGGCAATACGTTTGTAGAtttgtttctatattttaaagaacattttcgTCACCTTTAACAACATTTCCACTAGGTAAATGAAACCAGACGCTTTATcgttttataaatatatctatagaAAGGGGAGTATATATCATAATTGACGTAAAAGATAACAAATGTACACTATCTTTCATAATGATAAAAACGAGACAAAATAAAGGTAGAAATTAGTGTCAACAACCATAGTGTGTGTGCATCTTGACTGTAATTAAAGAACGTTAATTTTACTGTAGCATTTgttcaaaattgttttgttttattttaattgcaaCATCTACTATTAATGTTGACGCAATATGGACATGGCCACGATTATGCTGGTTTCAGGAAGAATGCTGTCCTGAAACGTGGATTCCCGAAAATTCAAATggtaaatcaatatatatatatagtatttatttACAGGTATATCCCATAAATCAGTACATCAGCACTGCcacaaaatattttgaagttgTCAATTGCGTAACTAGTACAAAAATAGATTACCATAAACATAGGCTGCTTTCCCATTCGGTAAACAAACATTCTTGACATTTTTTCTAAGATGTCAAAAAAAGGTTTATGAACGCATTTTATTCCATTGAAATTTGTAGAACATTGATTTTGTCCTGATTGATAAAttgatttttgttcatttttagtaTCCAAAGTAATATATAACATGCATAATGTATAAGAGTACACTGCATTATAGTTGCTTTATTAAAACGATGACTCTATTACTCATCACTCACtcctttttttatgccccacctacaatagtacaggggcattatgttttctggtctgtgcgttcgtttgtccgtccgttcgttcgttcgttcgtctgccCCGcgcgtcaggttaaagttttcggtcgaggtagtttttgatgaagttgaagtccaatcaacctgaaactaagtatacatgttccttatgatatgatctttcaaattttaatgcaaaattagagttctgaccctgatttcatggtccattgaacatagaaaacgatagtgagagttgggcatctgtgtacttgggacacattcttgtattCTGATGTTACTGTGACGATAAGgaaataataaactcatcattagattccaggattaaaattgtgCACGCCGAATACTTGTTACTTTTCAAAAGACACACAAGTgtcgctcaaataaaaaaatattaaaaagacaaaatatagtATGATAATCCCGTTGTCAAGACATCGTTGTCCCATTGTGCTTAAAGAgaaatgtgagaaaaaaaatagatgtcaTAATGTTGGAGTTTCAGGAGTAAACAAATAGTGTTTTAAGATTAACACATAATTGATTGATGTCTGCATTATGTCAAATTGCATAGTTAAATTAAAGATTAAACAACACTGTATACCAAAAATGGAATATTAATTAATCAGTTTTAATGCACTGAATATTTTTCAGAGAAACGATTGActgaaaaatgaaacacaaagtaTGGATGGTACAGTGTATCTTATGCCAGACCCTTAGGCCACAAAGGAAGTTGAACTTTTTATtcttcagataaaaaaaaatccattcacAATATTTATGGACACATGTGCTTCATGCTGATAAAgggttaaaaaagaaaagacaaataattaTAAACTGTACATGTAAATCTGCATACAAAATAGTGGTTGATTCCTCATCTAATGTAATATCAATATATGACTGCACTCTTTGTCTCAAGGATTAACAggatttgctaattgttgaaggccgtacggtgacctatagttgtgaatttctgtgtcattttggtctcttatggagagttgactcattgccaatcatacggtcacatacctgccaactgtcactatttgcgggggatttcccccatggaggctcccaaattgaaattctaaatgagcaatttgaaacaaaacaattagTTTTACAATGACATgaggcttataaaagtatgaagaagccaaaaaacaacattaaaatgtatttaaaagcCCCTTGATGGATTTTTAGGACTATGACggccatcttgcacgcaaaacccccatgggcattttgaaaagttggcagtgattacatcttcttttttatatgtaggtGATTTCAAGAAGctgatgcatatatatatttggaGACAATAATGTATATGAAAAAGAATATTCATCATTCTAGTGAAATTTGAGTCAACATATTGATAATTCatgctaaaatataaattatattgtcGTATTGCCCCCACTTTGCTCTGGTACGTAGTGTCGCATTTGATAACATCACAGTGGATTTTGACAAGGACATTTAAATAGTTAGTTCACTAAAAAAAATTACAGGGATCCAACGTGCCTACGTAGACAAACAGATAGTtcattatttttagaaatttattgTGTACTATATTGAAACAACATGAAATTAAGAAGGGTTAACAATGAGGAATCGGCGCCAAAAGTGAAGGACAAATACCTGAAATATTAAATATGTACTTCTCGCTGAAATATTTATATCCCTTTGATATTTCTTTGTCTCCCTGGCTCCTACTTCCTGATTTTACAATAGACTCGACAAAGCTAATATTGATGGCCGGTAAACAAGTCAAATCCTTCGTAGAAGTATACTCTGTTAGTTTTTCGTTGTCATTTGCTGCCATATTGTTTACTTTATTGACCGAATATAGCCTCGTTCTGAACATGTTATGAATATTTATGAGCATCTCATTAAGAATGGAGTATTGCTatcaaaccaaaaataaaatatattagattTAGGATTTTAAAGTGCTATAGAGAATTACGACATTTACATTAAGCAAGGACTAAACCGATTTAACCAATAATCACGTTttagaaaatacatttaaaatcttaTATATCTTTTTGATTGCTACCTACTTTTAATTGATTAGCCAATACATGTATGATCCTCAATAGTCTATGCTCTCACGAACAAGTGGTCAAATAAGTTACAACTGGAATCACTAGCCAGTTAACACTGAATGTTTGAGTTCGAACCTCCATCATGCGAGTGCACCcgactctaatcttaattgactagggttGTC of the Mytilus galloprovincialis chromosome 8, xbMytGall1.hap1.1, whole genome shotgun sequence genome contains:
- the LOC143043041 gene encoding torsin-1A-like, coding for MFIFDKFDVMPSGLIDTIIPYLDDHDNLNGINYRKAVFIFISNTAATEIQHQTISFLHEGKERDSIQLKDMEVLVTKAAANLKAILVNIIRIKIVCFKSGNYKLLIVNFLHSDSFYHIDVLLRYMITAYIPFLPLERKHVRQCIKDYLLLKKYYTSYGDIPEEKVREIAEQLHYFPEEEQLFSTTGCKRVPSKTCYIMEED